From the genome of Prunus persica cultivar Lovell chromosome G8, Prunus_persica_NCBIv2, whole genome shotgun sequence:
TATGATTATCTATATCCAGTATGACAGTTTCTCCCCAGTTTggttttatttcattttatttctttttactgGTTGGAAACTTGGAAGAGCGAAAGGTTGAAGGTTTACAACATCTACATGATTGCATAATTCTATTTCAACCTATAATTGTTTCTGACAGACTTGGGTTCTATTGATTGACAGGTtcgtgatttttttaatagtcaACGGTCGAGAGTTAGAAAACTAGTCCAGTTGTCAAGGGAAAAGGCTACGAGATCCAGTGAACATAAAGAATTGCAGGATGGGGTCTCAACAAGCTCTGACCCTCTGACACCAATTGATCCGGTTCCCTTAAATTCTGTTGGTCCCTCCAGTGTCGAAGATGCACCATCTTGCTCAACTCAAGATGATGCTCTTTCTGGATTAGACGACTTAGATAAACATTTTGTAGACAACATTTTCAACTTGATGCGGAAAGAAGAAACGTTTTCTGGGCAAGAGAAACTGATGGAGTGGATATTGCAGATACAAAATTCTTCAGTATTATGTTGGTACTTACAAATCACTTTATAGGTTTGATAATATGTCACCATTGTCTCTTTTCATGGTCTAGACCAGACAAGCTTGTGTGCACGCAGGTTTTTAAATACAGGTGGTGTCATGATTTTAGCAACATGGTTGAGTCAAGCAGCCATTGAAGAACAAACAAGTGTTCTCCTTGTCATCTTAAAGGTATTTTTTGAACTGAAATCTGTTTCTGATGTGCTTTATGATTGCTGCTTGAAATTCTAATAGTTATCTGCTGCACAGGTTCTTTGTCATTTGCCTTTACATAAAGCTCTTCCTGTGCATATGTCAGCCATACTGCAAAGTGTTAATAGACTGCGGTTTTACAGGACAGCAGGTGCGCTTTTGTTGCCGAAACCACTATGGTGCTTTGTCACTTCTATATACCTTCCTCTGTCTCTCTCAAATTCTTCTCTCGTGCTTATCTCTTTGTGGTTAAACTTGTTCTTGACTCAATGTTAAAACAAGCTTCTCCGCATGCGTAGATAAACCATATGTTTAGTGACCCTAAAGTTTGTTTTGTATAAATAAGCAACTGTATATGTGCTTGGGTTGTATTTGACTATAAACCATCACATTTTTCATCTCATTTTCTGTGGCATCTATAAAGCTTCTTGTGCATGATAAGCAATTCTGTATGTGCTTCATTTGTCATTTTTATAAACCATGAAATTTTTGAATCTCATTTATCTGATTTGAAGATCAGACGTATCAAACAGGGCAAGAGTTTTGCTATCAAGATGGAGCAAGTTATTAGCAAGAATCCAAAATATGAAGAAACCAAATGGCATGAAAACATCTAGTGACTCGCAACACGAATTAGTAATGCTGAAGCAGAGGCAAGTACATTTTTCACTGCCCATGCATTAAAAATTAGTGTAAtcagtttttaattatttctaattttcttaCAGTATTGATGAAGTTATGGGTGATGAATCATGGAAGTCAAACATTGATATTCCTGTAAGTGCTCCATGAATTAGAAAAAAAGATTTGTTCAAATTGATTTAAATTGCCTATCGTTTACAGATTGTAATTTTCTGTTATACAGGAAGACATCTTTGCAACGCCTTTTGAAAATGCAGAGAATTCCAGGTAAGAAGATTTCTTTAAACTGACATACATTTGGTACGATAGTATGGTTTCTGATTGTGTTTGTGGTGTTAATCCTATCCTAAATGTCTCGTTTTCAGGAGATCAGAGGCTTCAGAACCATTGAAGCTATTGACAGCATCATCGGATGAGTCAAATAAGAAGCAGATCCTAGGTGTATCTTCATCTCGTATCCTgaatatcatttttttaaaatttatccCAAATGATATTTTAGAATTCCTATGCAACATTTACAGTTTGtttgaaagaataaaaattatattcctTAGTTAAGACAGTAggcttttgttaatttttaagttttatttctATGTTGGTTATCAAATAAGTTTGGGAAAGATGTTAACAGTTCATATAGCTTCCTCATTTTGAGCTCTTACGTGGTCCCCTAtactttgcttttttttttggttatgtttCCATGTGGATGGCCTAAAAAGAGGTTATGTGAATGATTCATgtaaaacatataaaagtgAAGGAGCTCATTTCCTTAGCTAGTAACAGAATTTCGAGCACGCAGAAAAGTTCAGTTGGTGGAACAGCCTGGCCAAAAATCAGCTGGGAGAAGTGTACAGGTCACAAGGGCAACACCTGTGAGTAAGGGTCGTCCAATGTCTGCTGATGATAtccaaaaagcaaaaatgcGGGCACAATTTATGCAGAGCAAATATGGGAAATCTGGTTCATctaatgaaaataaagaacTGAAGACCGAAGGTGGGAACAAACTTTCAACCTCTCAGGACAGCATTTTGCCTGTGGTACCTAAAGTTCCAGTTCGGCCTAATATTGAGGAACCCAAGAAACCTGTGACACTTCTTTTGAAAGAGAGGGAAACTCCTAATAGGCTGGAAACTTCTCTTGCTCCAAAGCTGAGAATGGATTTGAAGGAGTCCATATTGGAGAAGTGCCAGAGAATCCGGGTCCCGTGGAAGACACCGCCAGGTACATATGCTTTTAGTGGAATTTTGCTGCTTCCTTTGACTATTTGTTCATAATATTAGTGTGAAAGCAGCAGACATTATAGAagggaaatatatatatatatatatatatatatatataaagagatCCTCCTAAGTTGTTTAGAGTTTTGGGGAGAAAGTGCCTTCAGTATTTCCAACATATTTCgtagagagagagttttttgCTTGTGTTAATAGCTTCTAAATGATGAATAATTTCCTTTTCCAACTATCTATGTTTGCTCACTGATATGAATAGAATGGGATAACCCTCAAATATGCTTTTCCATGGAAAACCGGGGTAGTAGTTCAGTTGTATAAGTTAGCAGGTGAAAGCTTCTTGAAATTATTTCCTCCtcatcctttttctttattttttcattaaaaaaatataattagttACTATTAAGTCTGAATTCTTGATCCTGCACAGCTATGGGTTTTGTTTACTCTTTTCTACTGATGGTCTGTTAAGCCATCATATATAGGAAATCTGTGGATTACTACGTCATCATAATATTTAGGCCTCAAATGACTTCCATGGCAAATTGAATCTTAAATGGTATTTCATTTCTGTATTGTagattttataaaatcaaTCTGTCATAATGTCTCCCAGGGTtgcaaaaaaaacagaaaacccaATCTTATAGCAGTTGATGTGGCTCTTAAAATCCCTTAGATGCTTGGACTTGGTCTGGTTattattcatattttgcaTTTTGGTTGGGAATGTGACAGTACAGGCATCAGTATTATATGGTAGATTATACGTGCTGCATAGAGCAAAAGATTGGAGGATGTCATTTCTTCCATGTGACAATTGCTGGGTGTTTGAAAGATGGTGCCTGAGTGGGTGTTGCATGCCTGATCAAAATGGGATTATTCAGTTTGGTTTTCTAAGCATATTAAtggctttgtttgtttgtttgtttttttatacagaAATAAATCACACCTAATTACCAATCCTTACTTCCCCTTCTATTCAATCACCATTGTGGGTTGCGATACTTCCGAGGGCTGTTTTACAACACacatcattaaaaaaatgtgcTCCAaagatttatttgatttggtcACTcgttatttgattttgttgttcATGTGGTGTTTCATTGCCCTGGATTGCTTTCATCTTGTGACTTACAAATTTAAATTCAGTTTTATTtcttagaagaaaaaaaactttaaatagTCTGGTTTTAGTAAGATTTGGACACTCTTTGAGGTCCACATGGGTTTTTACCTCAACGGAGTCAAATCCTAGATTATTACTATGGTGGGTTGAATGTGAATGATTTCCAATCTAAATGTTTGCTctaatttaattgggaaatTCTTCCAAGCAGGCTTAAGTGAATGGAAATATCCTCGGTGTTGAATTTATAAGCATGAAATAATGAATGAGGGTTTGTTGCTAATGGCTAGTCTGAACTTGAACCCGCTCAAGTCTCTTAACTGATTACTCTCCGATACCCGTCTCCGTCAAACTTGGTATAGGACTTCACTATGCAAAGGTCGTATTGAAACTCTGGTAACAGGCCTCATGTTCTGTATCTCTCGAGGACTTCTTATTCTGAGGGGTTGACTATATAATTTGGTAAACGTAGTAACTGGATGACATGACACCCGGATATAAAAACCAATGAACTAcccctaattattttcattaaggCATGGACAGATGACATTTTGATGCAGAAGCAGACAGTTTCTGGATAATGATGAACTCAACCATTAATTTTCATTATGTAAAATAACATGACTTGTTATTTTCAGTACCTAGCCTCTTTCTTGGCAAGGTAGCTTGAAAACTTGACTACTAGATACCCCACCCATGTCTGGAGCACAAACATGACTTGTTGTATAATGAAGTacgtttttttgtttctttttttcctgatTTACTTTGGTACTTCTTTGGTTGGTTGGCTGGCTGACGACTTTTCTAAGTGTTAAGTAACATTTTCTGCGGATgttgaccttttttttattaagtttCCTGTCCTTTCCTTTCTGCAGAAATAAAACTGGACCCTGAATGGAGGGTCGGTGGTGGTGAGAACGGcaaagaaattgaagtccaGAGAAACAGAAACCACCGCGAGAAGGAAACTATCTACCAGAGAGTCCAGGACATACCATCTAACCCCAAGGAACCATGGGACATTGAAATGGACTATGATGATTCATTGACCCCAGAGATACCAATAGAACAGCCCCCTGATGCTGACGGCACTGAAACACATTCCCTAAGTAGAGAAGGAAACAATGCACAAACATGGGTTGCTTCTTCTCAAGGAGTAAACAGTGCTGCTTCTTTGGCACCCGCCTTGTCTCAAATGAATGGTGCAAGCGCAGCAGCCGAACCCGATCTCGAGTTGCTTGCTGTACTGCTAAAAAACCCAGAATTGGTGTTTGCCTTGACTTCTGGGCAGGCTGCTAACTTGTCAAGCGAAGATACAGTAAAACTGCTGGATATGATTAAGTCTGGGGGGGCTGGTAATTTAAATGGGTTAGGTAGAAAAATGGAGCAGAGGGTGGAAGTTTCTCTTCCATCCCCAACACCTTCGAGCAATCCTGGAACGGTGCGTTACTTGGGCTCATTTTGCAACTTTAATGTGCACTGTATTCTACCCTTCTCCTTCTCTAGAACCTTGACAGCGAAGGAAATAGAACTACAAAATGAGAATTTAGGATAGAGAATGTGGTCCATTAGTGGTTTTGAACTGTAGggccttcttttctctttcccttttcttttttcttttgggtaggAGAGAGACCATCGATGAAACAAGTGGCAAATCCAGACTTTGGGTGCATGCCATTTTCCTTTATGGATGGCTGGTAGGGACCTCTGTGCATGGGCCATGGAATCATGGCCTGGCATTGGAGCCTCATATTGATTTGATGCCCATATTCTGAAGAAcaccaaaaaaggaaaggaaaaaaaaaagatccgTTGGGAAATTCAATTAATTCGATAATAAaaatactgaaattttttaaaatgttttctttttgctcaTCAGCTACTTTTTATCATATAATTATTCACAAGATAAACTGATTGTGTTTCTctgttttccaatttttttttttcaaattcacAGAGTGGATGGAGAGCAGATGCTGGAAGGAATGCATTTCCACAACAAATGGCGACCACCAACAACAGCTCAGTTTCGTCATCTGTACATATGATTCCATCACAACGGCTATCAACTTCCCAACCAGCAGTGCCGTCATACTCGCCAGACTACTTTCCTCCCTCTATG
Proteins encoded in this window:
- the LOC18767188 gene encoding homeobox protein LUMINIDEPENDENS isoform X1, with translation MEDLSEMEIGSSVESFQKFLDSQRQLFHSQIDQLQKVVVTQCNLTGVNPLSQEMAAGALSVKIDGPFAGKRPRDLLNPKAIKYMQSVFSIKDAISKKESRELSALFGVTGTQVRDFFNSQRSRVRKLVQLSREKATRSSEHKELQDGVSTSSDPLTPIDPVPLNSVGPSSVEDAPSCSTQDDALSGLDDLDKHFVDNIFNLMRKEETFSGQEKLMEWILQIQNSSVLCWFLNTGGVMILATWLSQAAIEEQTSVLLVILKVLCHLPLHKALPVHMSAILQSVNRLRFYRTADVSNRARVLLSRWSKLLARIQNMKKPNGMKTSSDSQHELVMLKQSIDEVMGDESWKSNIDIPEDIFATPFENAENSRRSEASEPLKLLTASSDESNKKQILGVSSSQFRARRKVQLVEQPGQKSAGRSVQVTRATPVSKGRPMSADDIQKAKMRAQFMQSKYGKSGSSNENKELKTEGGNKLSTSQDSILPVVPKVPVRPNIEEPKKPVTLLLKERETPNRLETSLAPKLRMDLKESILEKCQRIRVPWKTPPEIKLDPEWRVGGGENGKEIEVQRNRNHREKETIYQRVQDIPSNPKEPWDIEMDYDDSLTPEIPIEQPPDADGTETHSLSREGNNAQTWVASSQGVNSAASLAPALSQMNGASAAAEPDLELLAVLLKNPELVFALTSGQAANLSSEDTVKLLDMIKSGGAGNLNGLGRKMEQRVEVSLPSPTPSSNPGTSGWRADAGRNAFPQQMATTNNSSVSSSVHMIPSQRLSTSQPAVPSYSPDYFPPSMQTPAASEMVLTMKNTHLNNLSNSYNVAERQPNSFPTPLVSTPARQQRQPQPLQQPRFSEPRLPTHMYPSKPQMGKPGPPPPSDSWRARQDVPSNYHYLENQNQYNASHGGPLQQPQLLPGPSWERNEHVGGNQDFESWSPDNSPTRNPGYMYGREPRMNPARDYMPDRSRQMNPSGYGGQNRLGNRWPDRGRH
- the LOC18767188 gene encoding homeobox protein LUMINIDEPENDENS isoform X2 — encoded protein: MEDLSEMEIGSSVESFQKFLDSQRQLFHSQIDQLQKVVVTQCNLTGVNPLSQEMAAGALSVKIGKRPRDLLNPKAIKYMQSVFSIKDAISKKESRELSALFGVTGTQVRDFFNSQRSRVRKLVQLSREKATRSSEHKELQDGVSTSSDPLTPIDPVPLNSVGPSSVEDAPSCSTQDDALSGLDDLDKHFVDNIFNLMRKEETFSGQEKLMEWILQIQNSSVLCWFLNTGGVMILATWLSQAAIEEQTSVLLVILKVLCHLPLHKALPVHMSAILQSVNRLRFYRTADVSNRARVLLSRWSKLLARIQNMKKPNGMKTSSDSQHELVMLKQSIDEVMGDESWKSNIDIPEDIFATPFENAENSRRSEASEPLKLLTASSDESNKKQILGVSSSQFRARRKVQLVEQPGQKSAGRSVQVTRATPVSKGRPMSADDIQKAKMRAQFMQSKYGKSGSSNENKELKTEGGNKLSTSQDSILPVVPKVPVRPNIEEPKKPVTLLLKERETPNRLETSLAPKLRMDLKESILEKCQRIRVPWKTPPEIKLDPEWRVGGGENGKEIEVQRNRNHREKETIYQRVQDIPSNPKEPWDIEMDYDDSLTPEIPIEQPPDADGTETHSLSREGNNAQTWVASSQGVNSAASLAPALSQMNGASAAAEPDLELLAVLLKNPELVFALTSGQAANLSSEDTVKLLDMIKSGGAGNLNGLGRKMEQRVEVSLPSPTPSSNPGTSGWRADAGRNAFPQQMATTNNSSVSSSVHMIPSQRLSTSQPAVPSYSPDYFPPSMQTPAASEMVLTMKNTHLNNLSNSYNVAERQPNSFPTPLVSTPARQQRQPQPLQQPRFSEPRLPTHMYPSKPQMGKPGPPPPSDSWRARQDVPSNYHYLENQNQYNASHGGPLQQPQLLPGPSWERNEHVGGNQDFESWSPDNSPTRNPGYMYGREPRMNPARDYMPDRSRQMNPSGYGGQNRLGNRWPDRGRH